The stretch of DNA GCCCGGCGGCCTGCCGGGCTTGGGTGGCGGCGGCGGCATGCCCCTGCCCCCCGGCCTCAGCGGGTTCGGCAAGAAAAAGTGACCGGGCATACCGCTCATATCCCCACGCTCGAAACCGAGCGTCTGGTGCTGCGCGCACCGGCACAGGCGGACTTCCCGGCCTTCGCCGCCTATTGCGCCTCGCCCCGCGCCACGTTCAGCTGGGGCCAGATCGGCGCCGACCGGGCCTGGTCGGAATTTGCGGCTGCGATCGGCAGCTGGCCCCTCATGGGCTTCGGCGCATGGTCCATCGAGGATCGCGCAAGCGGCACCTATTGCGGCGAGGTCCTGCTGCAACAGCCCGCCCACTTCCCCGAACCCGAACTTGGCTGGACGCTGATGGAAGAGGCCGAAGGCAAAGGCATCGCATTCGAGGCCGCCACCGCCGCGCGCGACTGGTTCGCCGCGCACCACAGCGACAAATCCCTCGTCAGCTACATCACCCCTGGCAACACCCGCTCCGAGGCGCTCGCCGCCCGGCTCGGCGCAGCGCACGACCCGGACGCGCCCCTGCCCGACGGCGAAACGCCCGCAGAAACGGCAGTCTACCGCCACCGGAGCGCCGCATGACCGCCGCCACAACCCTCACCACAGACCGCCTGATCCTGCGCCAACCGCAGGCCAGCGACCTGCCCGCCTACACGGCCTATTGCGCCAGCCCCCGCACCCATTTCGTCGGCGGCCCCTTCGACACGGTCAAAGCCTTTGACAAGTTCGCGGCCATAGCAGGCCACTGGACCCTGCGCGGCTTCGGCCGCTACATCATGGAACAGGACGGCGCGCCCATCGGCCATGTCGGCCCCATGCAACTGGACGCGACAAAACCGGCCGAATTCACGTGGACCCTGTGGGACGGCGCATACGAGGGGCGCGGCCTCGCCACCGAAGCGGCGTGCCGGGTCCGCGATCACCTTCTGGGTGACCTCGGCTGGCCCGAGATGATCATTCACGTCATGCCCGACAACACAGGCTCCATCGCAATCGCACAGCGCATCGGCGCGACGCTCACGGATGAACCCGCTCCGGAATGGTATGACGGCGCGCTGGTCTACCACCTGCGCGCAGAGGTGCCCGCATGATCACCCTCACCGGCACGCCCACACTCACCACCGACCGGCTCACCCTGCGCGCACCGCAGCCACAGGACGCGCCGACGTTCATCGACTTCTACAAGACCGACCGCGCGCAATACGTGGGCGGCCCAAAAAACGACAAACAAGGCTGGGAATTCTTCTGCACCGAACTTGGCCACTGGGTCATGCGCGGCTACGGCATGTTCGTGGTAACCTACAAAGGCGACGACACCCCGCTCGGCATCGTCGGCCACTGGAACCCGAAAACCTGGCCGGAACAGGAAGTCGGCTGGGTGATCTTCGATCCCGCGCTCGAAGGCAAAGGCATCGCACACGAGGCCGCCAAAACCGTCATCGACTACACGTGGACTACCCTGAAATGGGACACCATCGTCAGCTATATCGCCTATCCCAACACGCGCTCCATCGCGCTGGCCGAACGGCTCGGCGCCGTCCGCGACGACACCGCCGCAACACCCGGCAAGACCTATGTCTACCGCCACCCGAGGCCCGCGGCATGAGTGTCACCTTCTCCGCCCCCACGATTGAGACCGAGCGTCTGATCCTGCGCGCCCCCGCGCTCACGGATTTCGACGCACTGGCCGATTTCTACGCCTCCCCCCGCGCGGCATTCGTCGGTGGCCCACAAAGCCGCGAACTCAGCTGGCGCAGCCTCGCTCAGGAAGCGGGCCACTGGGTCCTGCGCGGGTTCGGCCGCTGGACACTCGTCGAAAAAGCCACGCAAGCACCGGTTGGCATCGTCGGCCTCTGGCACCCCGAAGGCTTCCCCGAACGCGAACTCGGCTGGGACCTCTTCAACGGCGCCACAGGTAAAGGCTACGCCACAGAAGCAGCAAAAGCCGCCCGCACCTACGCCTATGACACATTGGGCTGGACCACCCTCACCAGCCTGATCGCCGTAAACAACAACGGCTCGCGCCGCGTGGCCGAACGTCTCGGCGCCACATATGACAGCGACTTCACCCACGACCGCTACGGCCCCATGCAGCTTTGGCGGCACCCCGGACCGGAGGCGCTGACATGACCTTCCCCTGCGAAACGCCCCGCACCGGTGCCGCCTCCCTCTTCGCCATCGCACTCCAAGGCCACCTGCCGACGCTGGCAACCGACCGGCTGATCCTGCGCGCCCCGCGCGTCACCGACTTCGACACCTATGCGCAAATCGCCTGCACCCGGCGTGGCCAGCACCTCGGCGGGCCGATGACGCGCGAAGACGCCTGGCTCGACTTTTCCCAGATGACCTCGACATGGCTGCTGCACGGCCACGGTCTCTGGACCATCGGGCACGCAGGCGACATCGCGGGCTTCGTCGTGCTGGGCTATGAGCCGGGCGATCAGGAACCCGAACTGGGCTTCATGCTGACGGAAAAAGCCGAAGGGATGGGCATCGCGCGCGAGGCGGCACATGCCGCCCTCACCCACGCCTTCCAAACCCTCGGCTGGTCCACGCTCGTCTCCTATATCGACCCCGCCAACACCCGCTCGATCAAGCTGGCGCAGCGGCTCGGCGGCCTCCCCGATGGCGAGATCACGGAAGACGGCGAAACAACCCTCATCTACCGCTACCTGCGCGAGGTGATGTGATGTCCCACGCCGCCATCCCCGTCATCGAAACCCAGCGCCTCGTCCTGCGCGGGCCGGAACCCGAGGACTATCCGAACTTCAAGGCGACCTTCGCCTCCTACCGCTCCCGTTTCATGGGCGGCCCGCTGAACGCCTACGAGGCATGGATGCTCTACGCCGCAGAAATCGGGCATTGGGACATCCGCGGCTTCGGCATGTGGATGATCCACGACAAGGACACGGACGACACCTACGGCATGGCCGGCGGCTGGCAGCCCGCAGGCTGGCCCGAACGCGAAATCGCCTGGATCATCTGGCCCGACAAGTCCGGCAAGGGCTACGCGCTCGAAGCGACCCATGCCGTGCGCGCGCACTACTACGCCCAGGGGTGGGACGGCGCCGTCAGCTACCTTGACCCCATGAACCTCGACAGCATCCGGCTGGCCGAGCGTCTGGGCGCGGTCAAGGACAAGGAAGCGCCGACAATCGACGGCTCCGATGCGGTCTACCGGCACCCCTCGCCCGCTGCACTCGATGGCAGCCAACTCGCGCACGGGATCGAGATGGAAATCGGCCACTACGCCGACCCGATGTTCAAACCGAAAGGATGGGCGCTTGATTGACCTGACCCGGATCACAGCGATGCACCAAAGCGGTGCACGGTCTGTGCACAGTTTGTGCACGGGGTGTGTACGCCCGTTTTCGCCCAATGGAGCCCGCCCATGACCGATACCGTCACCACCCGCGCCGCCGAGGTACTGGCCGACCACCGCGCCAGCATCGACCGGCTCGATGCGATCCTCGTCTACACCCTGGGCGAGCGGTTCAAGCACACGCAGGCCGTGGGGAAACTCAAGGCCACACACGACCTTCCGCCCTCCGATCCCACGCGCGAAGCCGCGCAGATCGCACGGCTCGAAGATTTGGCAAACCGGGCCGACCTGGACCCCGAATTTGCCAAGAAGTTCCTGAACTTCATCATCGCTGAGGTTATTCAGCACCATCAGAAACACCAATCGTAAGGCGGACGCGCCGTCCGCCACCCCACTGAAACCAAAAGGAAATACACCATGGCTATGAAAATTCGTCTCGCCCGCGGCGGCTCGAAAAAGCGTCCCTTCTACCGCATCGTGGCAGCCGACAGCCGCATGCCGCGCGATGGCCGCTACATCGAAAAACTGGGCACCTATAACCCGCTCCTGCCCAAGGACAGCGAAGAGCGCGTGAAGATGAACATGGAACGCATCCAATACTGGCTGGGCGAGGGCGCACAGCCCACCGACCGGATCGCCCGCATGCTCGAAGCCGCAGGCGTCATGGACAAGAAAGAGCGCAACAACCCCAACAAGGGTGAGCCCGGCAAGAAAGCCCAGGAACGCGCCGAAGAAAAAGCCGCCAAAGCAGCCGCCGCTGCCGAAGCACCCGCAGAAGAATCTGCAGAATAATCAGGGGCTTGGCGCGTGGACACATTCCCGGATGAGTTTCGCGACCAGCTTTTGAACCTGATGGCGTGGCGGCGCGATGTGCGCCGCTTTCGCACCGACCCCGTGCCCGAGGCAGTGCTCATGCGCTGCCTCGACACATTTCGGCTGGCCCCCTCCGTGGGCCTGTCCGAACCCTGGCGCATCCTCCGCGTCCAAAGCGATGCGGCCCGCAGCGCAGCGCTCGAAAACTACAAGACCGCCAACGCCGCAGCCCTCGCAGGCTATGACGGCGCGGACGCCGCCAGCTACAGCCAACTCAAACTCTCCGGCATGGCCGAAGCCCCTGAACACCTTGCGATTTTCTGCGATGACAGCACGTCCCAAGGGCGCGGCCTCGGTGCCGCCACCATGCCCGAAATGCGCCGCTACTCGGTCGTGGGCGCCATCACCCTGATGTGGCTCGCCGCCCGCGCCGAAGGCCTCGGCATGGGCTGGGTCTCCATCCTCGACCCCGCCCGGCTGCGCCGCGACCTCGACGCACCCGAAACCTGGTGCCTCGTCGCCTACATGTGCGTCGGCTGGCCCGAAGCACAGGCCGACACCCCGGAACTGGAACGTACCGGCTGGGAACACCGCCACGACCTGATCATCGACACGCGGTAATCAGTCCTGGGCCCCACCAAACAGCGTCGTCGCCGATCTCACTCAGGCCTTGAGCAACGGCGCGCCTTGCAGCCGCCAAGACGCGTCTGCTGCGACGACGGCGCATGCAAAAAGAACGACAGCGCGAATAGCGGCTATGCGGACTTTGCTACCTTTTGTTACGCCCGTGCCAAGGTCTGCTTCGCAAATACAGCGTCGTTGTTGCTCGTTTGGCGAATTTCAGCGATTCTGTCCAAACAAGGTCCAGCCCATTCCAGGTCCAGTTCTCAAGGAGCCAACCAACGTGGCCACTTTCATCTACGTTCACCTGATATTGGTGATCTTTGGTTTGGTTGTTACCATCTTTTGGTTTTTGAGGCTCCTTGCATCATTTTCAAGCTTGATCTTTGCGGCATATGCCACGGCGCGTGGTACCTGGGACGTTGCAACCGGCAGCACCATTTCGTTTTGGCGGGTTCTGTGCCACCCCAGAAACAGAAATTCTAGAAATGCGCTTCTCAGAAACGCAATGTTCCTCATCGGCTCCTTCGCTACTACCATGGGCGCAGTTTTGCTGTTGGTAGAGCTCAATTCGAAGCACTGCGTTCTCGACTTTGTTCAGACCGCTTCAGATGGAACTGTCACTTCTGTTTGCAAAACTTCCGAATGATGATTTTTAGCGGCCTCAATCTGGCAGCGGACATTGGTGCGAAGTGCAGCATCCGGTGAGATGGCCTCAAACCCAACGTCCACAAAAGCACATCTTCCAAGCCGCTCTGCCTCACGGTGTGACAGTCACATCACCCGACACGCTCTGCGGTGCCTCACCTCAAACACCGGCGCGCAAGACCCTGCGCCATGCAAGAGCCCCCCGGCACTTGGTCGCGCGCCCGCGCCGACAACGAACATCCCCCCACTGGACAACCCCCCGCCACCTGTCGCAAATGCGACAACCACCGCAAGGAAATGCGCCCCATGTTCGGACTGATCCGCACCGCTGTCCTGATCCTGATCGCCTTCGTGGCGGGTCTGATGTTCGAACGCAGCCAGGCGTCCGACGCCTGCACGACCCAGGGCGGCACAATGCGCGACGGAGTGTGCTGGAATGAGTGATGATCTGATCTGCGTCGGTGCGATCTCGGGCGCGTATGGCGTGCACGGCGAGGTGCGCGTGAAATCCTTCTGCGCCGATCCCGAAGACATCGAAACCTACAGCCCGCTTGTCTCCGAAGACGGCAAAAGGTCCTTTGCCCTCGCCCTTATCCGCCCCATGAAAAACGGCTTTGTCGCCCGCATCGCCGAGGTTGCGACCAAAGAACAGGCCGACGCGCTCAAGGGCACGCAGCTTTTTGCCCGCCGCGGCCAACTGCCCCATCTGCCCGATGACGAGTATTACTATACCGATCTGGTCGGGCTCGACGTGTTCGACACCGGTGGCACCGCGCTTGGCCGGGTGAAATCCGTGCAGAACCACGGCGCCAGCGATCTGTTGGAAATCCACGCCCCCGGCGCCACGACCACGGTCCTGTTGCCCTTCACCAAGGCCGCAGTGCCCACTGTCGATCTGTCCGCCCGCCGCATCGTCGCCGACCCGCCCGAAGGGCTGTTCTAGGCACATGGCGCAGCCCCCCGAAGCCCAGCCCCCCAAATCTCATGGGCGCAAAGCGATCCGCCCCACGCTCAAACCGTCCTCGCTGATGGACGAAGCGCCGGATCTGGTGGGCGTCTGGCAGGCCCGCATCATCACCCTCTTCCCCGACACGTTCCCCGGCGTGCTCGGCGCCTCGCTCACCGGCAAGGCGCTGCAGGACGGCACGTGGCAGCTGCACACCCACGACCTGCGAACGCATGGGATCGGTAAACACCGCAACGTCGATGACACGCCTGCAGGCGGCGGCGCGGGCATGGTGCTGCGCGCAGACGTGGTTGATGCCGCCCTGAGAGACGCCCAAACCCATGCCCGCGGTCGCTGGCCCATCCTGTATCTGTCCCCGCGGGGGCAACGCTTTGACCAGGCCATGGCCCGCGACCTCGCGCGCTGCGACGGGGTCACCATGCTCTGCGGCCGGTTCGAAGGGGTGGACCAGCGCGTGCTCGACCACTGGAACATCACCGAAGTCAGCTTGGGCGACTTCGTGATGACGGGGGGCGAAATCGCAGCCCAGGCCATGCTGGATGCCACCGTCCGCCTGCTCCCCGGCGTCCTGGGCAATGCAGAGAGTGCCGTCGACGAAAGCCACTCAAACGGCCTTCTGGAACACCCGCACTACACCCGTCCCGCCACCTGGGAAGGGCGGGATATTCCCCCGGTGCTGACATCAGGCGACCACGGCAAGGTCGCGGAATGGCGGCAAGACCAATCCGAAAACCTCACACGATCGCGCCGGCCCGACCTCTGGGCCAAACACCGCGGCAAAACCGACGGAACGGCTTGATCCGGCAGACAACGCCGCCTATACACCGCCCATTCCGACTCGGGGTCCTCCCCGACCGGACCCTTTGGCGCGTGGCACCTTCTTCGGTGATCAGACCACGCGACACTCGGGATACGAAAAGGAATGATGACCTGACCTCCGGCGGGCGCGATGGCGGACCCGGTGAAGACACGAGAGCTCTCAGGCGCGACACAACCTTCGTGGGCAAACCACGAGCATGATAGGAGACCAGGCCATGGACCTGATCGCACAGATCGAGGCGGAACAGATTGCCGCCCTCGACAAAGACATCCCCGACTTCAAGGCGGGCGACACCATCCGCGTCGGTTACAAAGTGACCGAAGGCACCCGCACCCGCGTGCAGAACTACGAAGGCGTCTGTATCGCACGCAACAACGGCACGGGCATCGCCGGCTCGTTCACCGTGCGCAAGATTTCCTTTGGCGAAGGCGTCGAACGGGTCTTCCCGCTCTACTCGACCAACATCGACAGCATCACCGTGGTCCGCCGCGGTCGCGTGCGTCGCGCCAAGCTTTACTACCTCCGCTCGCGCCGCGGCAAATCGGCCCGGATCGCGGAAGTCACCAACTACAAACCCAAGAAGTCCGAAGGAGCGGAAGCATGAAAGCCGACACGCATCCCGACTACCACATCATCGACGTCAAGATGACGGACGGCACCGTGGTGCAAATGAAATCGACCTGGGGCAAGGAAGGCGACCAACTGTCGCTCGACATCGACCCCTCGGTGCACCCGGCCTGGACCGGCGGCACATCCCGCCTGATGGACACCGGCGGCCGCGTGTCGAAGTTCAAGAACAAGTACGCGGGCCTGGGCTTCTAAACCCTTGCCACAGCACGGAATTGCCAAAGGCCGCTCTTGTCAGGGCGGCCTTTTTCTTGTGGCACAGGTCCCGCATACGGGACGACGCGGGCGCGCATCATGTCAGCGAACGCCCGCCCAGGCCCTATCCCAGTCCGAAACCATCAATACGCCACAGCACAGTGGCTAGTCCTTCACCGGGACGGCATGTCCGATCAGCAGCTTGATGAACAGCAGCGGCACGAACCATTCAAAGCCCGGCGTCGGTCCCAGCGCATAGAGCGACAGGCCCAGAGCAACGGCAAAGAATGTCGTGGCAAGCGGACTGCGCAGGACGGTCGGCGCGCAAAGAACGAGGATGGCGGACAAAACCAGCCAGCCGCCGATGCTCAACGCGTAAATGCTGTCAAACCCCGGCCCCCGAAACGCCCATGCCACGATGACAACGTGACAGACATGCAGGGCGATAAAACCCAAATGGTCGCGACGGCGCTGTTCGGGGCGGTGATACCACCGCTTGGTCGTTTCCGTCATGTTGCAGACGGCTCCGCCAATGACATCCGCCGCGACAAGCGCCCCCAGCGCGATCAGCAGCCAAGGCAGTCCAAGTGTATAAAGGTGCACGGCGACCAGCGCCCCACCGGCAAGGGTCGCGCCGAGCAACACCAGGGTCTCACCTCTGCTCATGCCTGGGCCGACAAAACGGTCCCACGATCCAAGAAGTCCGGGGCGCGGCTGGGTCATGCGCATACAAAACACTCCTGTCTGAAACCCCGTTCACATGTGGACGTCCGTACACCAGCGCGCGCGCGAACGCATTGAGGCAACGCAAGACAGCGACCGGCGGTTCACTGCGCTGCATCACGCAGGCTGGGGCTCAAACCCCGACCGCGTCCGCACACACACCAACATCACCCAACATGCGGCACCGCGCAGCGCAGCTCGAACCGGCACGGGCCACCCCCGTTTTGGGCCCCGCAAGCCCGCTCCTCACAGACACAACCGGGCGACACCAGCGCCTGGTAAAGACGCGCAAAAACAGCGGCATGCCAGTGGCACAGACACCCCTCGCTGTGCTCCCCCCGGATCAACGGATTGTCTTCAATCTCGAACGTCCACGCATCGGGCACCTGCAGGCGGCCCGAGCCGACAAAGGTCCAGGCGTGCTTTTCAATGGCGCGCGACAGCAGCCGCGCCGCCGGGGCGGGCGGCAAAGTGTGCAGCACCCATTGCGCGGGCCGCGGAATGCGATGGGTCAGGATATAGTTCGCGGTCTCATACCCCGCGACGGTCGCCAGGCACGGGGCCAGATCGGGTTCTTCCTTGCGCAATTGCCGGTGCAGGCGCGCGGCATCGCCTTCGGGGATCATGCAACTGCCGTCCGGTACATCGAAAATACCCGCCGCCGCCAGCATCCGGTCCCGCCGCTCCGGCCCACCGATCCGGTCCAGCAGCGGCAGCAATTGCAGAACCGCGTTCGGCCCGATCAGGCCCCCGGGGCGCTGCGCATCCTCAGACATCCTCCATCTGCTGATCGCCGCCGCCACAGGCTTTGACCTGATCGGCCTCCCGCTTGCGCGCAATGGTCTGCGCCTTCACCGCCTCGCGCCGCTCCTTGGCACGCGCCGCGCGGTCGGCGCTCGCCTCCCAATCCTCCAGCTGCGCCTCGGCCACCTGCCGCGTCTCGTCAAAATGGAAATCGACGGTCTTCTTGGTCTGCGGCCCCCAATAGCCCGCCTTGCCCAGATCATAGAACGTCCTCTGGAACCCGGCCTTCAGGAACGCGTAAAGGCAGCCCAGCAGATACCGCCGCCGGAACCCCGTGCCGCGCCAAGGATAATGAAACAGCGCCTTGCGGCTATAGAACCGGCGATAATTGTTCATCACCCCGTCCAGCAATTCGCCCCGCTCCATCGCGGCGGGTTTCATGATGGGGGTGACGAAGTTGTATTTGGAAAAGTCGTAAATCTCGACCTGGTCCTTCAATTCCTGAAACAGCGGCGTGAACGGCCACGGCGTGTACATCGACCAGTTCGCCAGATCGGGCTGCCAGTCCCACGCCATCTTGTAGGTTTCCTCCAGCGTCTCGGGTGTCTCGTTATCAAGGCCGACGATGAATTGCGCCTCCACCAGAATATCCGCTTCGCGCAAAAGCCGGATGGCCGTCTTGTTCTCGTCGACCTTGGTTTCCTTGTTGAATACGTCCAGCTTCATCTGGGCTGCCGCTTCGGTCCCCAGCGACACATGGACAAGGCCCGCCTTGCGGTAAAACTTCAGCAGATCCTTGTCGCGGTAGATGTCCGTCACGCGGGTATTGATGCCCCATTTCACGCGCCTGGGCAGGCCCCGGTCGATCAATTCCTGACAGAAGGCCACGAATTTCTTCTTGTTGATCGTCGGCTCCTCGTCGGCGAGGATAAAGAACCCAACGCCATGATTGTCCACAAGGTCTTCGATCTCATCCACCACATCCTTGGGATCGCGCACGCGGTAGTCGCGCCAGAACTTCCACTGGCTGCAGAACGAACAGGTGAACGGGCAGCCGCGCGCGAGGTTCGGGATGGCAACGCGCGTGTTCAGCGGGATGTAGATGTATTTCGCCCAGTCCAGAACGGACCAGTCGGGCTTGATCTTGCTCAGGTCCTTGACCGTGCTGGCGGCTTGCGTGGCGACAATCTTGTCCCCATCGGCAAAGGCCAGGCCGCGGATCTTGTGACGGTCCGCGGGAAAGCGGCCGTCTTCGATGGCCAGCATCAGTTCGGTACAGATCTCCTCGCCCTCGCCCCGCACGATCACGTCGATCCACGGCGCTTCGGACAGGACCTGCTTGTACATGAATGTGGCGTGGACCCCGCCCATGGCACGCACCGCATCCGGCACCACGTCCTGCGCGATTTTCAGAACATCTTCGGCGCGGTAGATCGACGGCGTGATTGCCGTGACGCCAACCACGTCGGGCTTGATGGCCTCCATCCGCTGCGCCAGATCGGCATCCGTCAATTCATCCGTCATCGCGTCGATGAAGTGGATGTCGTCAAAGCCCGCCTGCCGCAGGTGCCCCGTCAGGTAGGCGACCCAGGCCGGTGGCCAGGTTCCCGCAATCTCGGCCCCGCCGGATCGGTAGTTCGGATGTACAAACAGAATGCGCATGTGCGGCCCTCCAATGTAAATCAGAGTTTACATTTTGGGCGTTTGCTTCATTGACCTGGATCAAAATGGTGCGTGTCGGGGGACGGCGCGCACGGATCGGTCTGACCGGTGGGCGCATGGGGCATGGCTCTCATCCCCGTTTGCGCGCCCGGCTCCCCAAGACGCGAGGACCGACCAGCTGGGCGCTCAACAAGGCCCAAAAGGTTAACAAATCGCGAACCGGCCGCTGTAACCCATTGATTTTGCAGGGTCGAAGATGCGTCCCAGCCTGGGACACTTACCGCGCCAGCGCCGCCGCCTCTTTGGCCAGCGCTTCAATCCCGGCCCAATCCCCGGCCCGAACCAAATCCTTGGGCGCCACCCAGGATCCCCCCGCACAGACCACATTCGGAAGGCTCAAATAGCTGTCCGCATTCCCCATGCTGACCCCACCCGTGGGGCAGAAAGAGATCTGCGGCAGAGGTGCCCCGATGGCCTTGAGGGCGGGCGCCCCACCCGACGCCTCGGCCGGGAAAAACTTGAGCATGTCATAGCCCCGCTCATAAAGCCCCATCGCCTCGGACGCCGTGGCAGCCCCCGGCAGCAGCGGCAAGTCCTCGGCCTCACAGGCCGCAATCAAAGCCTCCGTCGCCCCCGGCGAAACACCAAACTGCGCCCCCGCCTCCTTGGCCGCCTTCACATCATCCGGCGTCACCAGCGTCCCGGCGCCCACAACCCCGCCAGACACCTGCGCCATCGCCGCGATCACATCCAGCGCGGCAGGCGTCCGCAAGGTCACCTCCAATGCAGGCAACCCACCCGCCACCAAAGCCTCGGCCAGAGGCGCGGCATGGGCCACATCGTCCACCACCAGAACAGGCACGATCGGCGCCAGGTCACAGATTTCACGGGCGCGCACGGCAGCGGCTTTGGCGGTCAGCATTCTTCAAAAGTCTCCAAAAACGGTCGCGCCAGTATTGGCGGACCCAACAGTATTGCGGAAGGCATGGAACATGTCGCGTCCCACCCCCCAATGATTGTCCGAAAGATCAGCGGTCGCGCGCGGGCGGTCAAGCACGCCGTCGGCCAAAACCTCAAGCTGGCCTGCGACAGCATCGACGCGGATCACATCCCCATCCTGGACCTGCGCGATGACACCGCCATCCAGCGCCTCTGGACAGACATGGATGGCCGACGGCACCTTGCCCGACGCGCCGGACATGCGGCCATCGGTGACCAGCGCCACCTTCTGCCCGCGCCCCTGCATGATCCCCAGCAGAGGGGTCAAGCTGTGCAATTCCGGCATGCCGTTGGCCTTGGGGCCCTGAAAGCGGACCACAATGACAAAATCGCCGTCGGCAAATTCACCCGCCTTGAACGCGGCCTTCACTTGGTCCTGATCGTGGAAAACGCGGCACGGCGCCTCCACCACCCGGTGCTCGGGCGCAACGGCGGAGACCTTCATCACCCCCGTGCCCAGATTGCCGACCAGGCGGCTCAGACCACCCGTTTCCTGAAACGGGTCAGAGGC from Tateyamaria omphalii encodes:
- the eda gene encoding bifunctional 4-hydroxy-2-oxoglutarate aldolase/2-dehydro-3-deoxy-phosphogluconate aldolase encodes the protein MLTAKAAAVRAREICDLAPIVPVLVVDDVAHAAPLAEALVAGGLPALEVTLRTPAALDVIAAMAQVSGGVVGAGTLVTPDDVKAAKEAGAQFGVSPGATEALIAACEAEDLPLLPGAATASEAMGLYERGYDMLKFFPAEASGGAPALKAIGAPLPQISFCPTGGVSMGNADSYLSLPNVVCAGGSWVAPKDLVRAGDWAGIEALAKEAAALAR
- the bchE gene encoding magnesium-protoporphyrin IX monomethyl ester anaerobic oxidative cyclase — encoded protein: MRILFVHPNYRSGGAEIAGTWPPAWVAYLTGHLRQAGFDDIHFIDAMTDELTDADLAQRMEAIKPDVVGVTAITPSIYRAEDVLKIAQDVVPDAVRAMGGVHATFMYKQVLSEAPWIDVIVRGEGEEICTELMLAIEDGRFPADRHKIRGLAFADGDKIVATQAASTVKDLSKIKPDWSVLDWAKYIYIPLNTRVAIPNLARGCPFTCSFCSQWKFWRDYRVRDPKDVVDEIEDLVDNHGVGFFILADEEPTINKKKFVAFCQELIDRGLPRRVKWGINTRVTDIYRDKDLLKFYRKAGLVHVSLGTEAAAQMKLDVFNKETKVDENKTAIRLLREADILVEAQFIVGLDNETPETLEETYKMAWDWQPDLANWSMYTPWPFTPLFQELKDQVEIYDFSKYNFVTPIMKPAAMERGELLDGVMNNYRRFYSRKALFHYPWRGTGFRRRYLLGCLYAFLKAGFQRTFYDLGKAGYWGPQTKKTVDFHFDETRQVAEAQLEDWEASADRAARAKERREAVKAQTIARKREADQVKACGGGDQQMEDV